From Chroicocephalus ridibundus unplaced genomic scaffold, bChrRid1.1 SCAFFOLD_105, whole genome shotgun sequence, a single genomic window includes:
- the LOC134509530 gene encoding olfactory receptor 14A16-like, with amino-acid sequence LAALVGNGLIITAVACDHRLHTPMYFFLLNLALLDLGAISTTVPKAMANSLWHTRTISYMGCVSQVFRFAFLMSADFCLLTVTAYDRYVAICKPLHYGSLLRSRACVHMAAAAWGSGILNALLHTVNTFSIPLCQGNGLDQFFCEIPQILKLSCSQSYLREVELIVFSACLSFVCFIFIVVSYVQIFRAALKIPSQQGRHKAFSTCLPHLAVVSLFISTGMVAHLKLLSISSPSLNVAMAVVYSVVPPAVNPLLYSMRNRELKDALKKLI; translated from the coding sequence ctggctgccctcgtgggcaatggcctcatcatcactgccgtagcctgtgaccaccgcctccacacccccatgtacttcttcctcctcaacctcgccctcctcgacctgggtgccatctccaccactgttcccaaagccatggccaactccctctggcacaccaggaccatctcctacatgggatgtgtttcccaggtctttcgctttgccttcttgatgtcagcagactTTTGTCTTCTCACCGTCacggcctatgaccgctacgtagccatctgcaaacccctgcactatgggtccctcctgcgcagcagagcttgtgtccacatggcagcagctgcctggggcagtggcattctcaatgctctcctgcacacggtcaatacattttcaatacctctctgccaaggcaatggcctagaccagttcttctgtgaaatcccccagatcctcaagctctcctgctcacaatcctacctcagggaagttgagctaattgtatttagtgcctgtttatcctttgtgtgttttattttcattgtggtgtcctatgtgcagatcttcagagcTGCGCTGAAGATCCCTTcgcagcagggacggcacaaagccttttccacctgcctccctcacctggccgtggtctcactgtttatcagcactggcatGGTTGCCCACCTgaagctcctctccatctcctccccatccctcaatgTGGCGATGGCTGTtgtgtactcggtggtgcctccagcagtgaaccccctcctctacagcatgaggaaccgggagctcaaggatgccctgaagaaACTCATCTGA